One Fontisphaera persica DNA window includes the following coding sequences:
- a CDS encoding pseudouridine synthase, producing the protein MLIALNKPFGVLSQFTSDGSANRTLADFHLPPRVYPIGRLDADSEGLLLLSDEPEWNARLLHPRRGHPREYWAQIERVPTDAALQKLACGVVVQGHRTRPCRVWRLEPPPEVPPRDPPIRYRKNVPDCWIALELTEGKNRQVRRMTAAIGHPTLRLIRVRIGGFWLGDLPAGQWRVLTPAEREQVSVQHPLSPAP; encoded by the coding sequence ATGCTCATCGCCCTGAATAAACCGTTTGGGGTGCTTTCCCAGTTCACGTCGGATGGCTCGGCCAACCGGACGCTGGCGGATTTTCACCTTCCCCCGCGCGTCTATCCCATTGGCCGGCTGGACGCCGACTCCGAAGGCCTGCTGCTGCTCAGCGATGAACCCGAATGGAATGCCCGCCTTCTGCATCCCCGCCGTGGTCACCCGCGCGAGTACTGGGCGCAAATTGAGCGCGTGCCCACCGATGCGGCGCTGCAAAAGCTGGCGTGCGGCGTGGTTGTTCAAGGTCATCGCACGCGTCCCTGCCGGGTGTGGCGCCTGGAACCGCCGCCGGAGGTGCCGCCACGCGACCCCCCCATCCGTTATCGCAAAAACGTGCCCGATTGCTGGATTGCCCTGGAATTGACCGAAGGGAAAAACCGCCAGGTGCGGCGTATGACGGCAGCCATTGGGCATCCCACCCTGCGGTTGATTCGCGTGCGCATCGGTGGGTTCTGGCTGGGGGATTTGCCCGCCGGCCAATGGCGTGTCCTCACCCCTGCGGAAAGGGAACAAGTCAGCGTCCAACATCCCCTTTCCCCTGCCCCTTAA
- the argC gene encoding N-acetyl-gamma-glutamyl-phosphate reductase translates to MMSALNQAQTVRVAIVGASGYSGEELVRLLLGHPAVKLTAVTSRQYAGQPLTQVFPRFAALPKARDISFVEPAVEHLAREADIVFLALPHGVAAEFAQPLLAAGRRVIDLSADFRLRDAAVYKDFYGHDHPAPQLLAQAVYALPEVYREAIRGAQLIACPGCYPTSILLPLIPLLRAGLVSPQGIIANSLSGVSGAGRKAELDYLFCECNESVRAYGIPKHRHLSEIEQELSLAAGQPVTIQFTPHLIPVNRGILTTLYLTPTTSAQGAEAAAALNRRVAECYAQAYAHEPFVRRLEGKALPDTKHVTGTNFLDLAWRVDPRTGRLLVISAEDNLVKGASGQAVQAMNIACGFPETTGLF, encoded by the coding sequence ATGATGAGTGCGTTGAATCAGGCTCAGACAGTGCGGGTGGCCATTGTGGGCGCCTCCGGTTACTCCGGCGAAGAACTGGTGCGGCTTTTACTGGGACACCCGGCCGTGAAACTGACGGCGGTCACTTCCCGCCAATATGCAGGTCAGCCATTGACCCAGGTCTTTCCGCGTTTCGCCGCCCTGCCCAAGGCGCGGGACATCTCTTTTGTTGAGCCGGCCGTCGAGCATCTGGCCCGCGAGGCGGACATTGTGTTTCTGGCATTGCCGCACGGTGTGGCGGCCGAGTTTGCCCAGCCCCTGTTGGCGGCCGGGCGGCGGGTGATTGACTTGAGCGCAGATTTCCGCTTGCGCGATGCCGCCGTGTACAAAGATTTTTACGGGCATGACCACCCCGCCCCCCAACTCCTGGCGCAAGCGGTTTATGCGCTGCCAGAGGTGTACCGCGAGGCCATTCGCGGGGCGCAACTCATCGCCTGCCCTGGCTGTTATCCCACCAGCATACTCCTGCCGCTGATTCCCTTGTTGCGGGCCGGCCTGGTCTCGCCACAGGGCATCATTGCCAATTCCCTGAGTGGCGTGAGCGGCGCCGGACGGAAGGCCGAGCTGGATTATCTGTTCTGCGAATGCAACGAAAGCGTGCGCGCTTACGGCATTCCCAAACACCGGCATCTCTCTGAAATCGAGCAGGAACTCTCCCTGGCGGCCGGGCAACCAGTCACCATTCAATTTACGCCGCACCTCATTCCGGTGAACCGGGGCATACTCACCACGCTGTATTTGACCCCGACAACCTCAGCACAAGGCGCCGAAGCTGCCGCCGCCCTCAACCGCCGAGTGGCGGAATGTTATGCCCAGGCCTATGCCCATGAGCCTTTTGTGCGCCGACTGGAAGGCAAGGCTCTACCCGATACCAAGCATGTTACCGGCACCAATTTCCTCGACCTCGCCTGGCGGGTGGACCCGCGCACCGGAAGGTTGCTGGTCATCAGTGCGGAAGACAATCTGGTCAAGGGCGCCAGCGGCCAGGCCGTGCAAGCCATGAACATTGCCTGCGGCTTCCCGGAAACCACCGGTCTGTTTTGA
- a CDS encoding NfeD family protein, whose product MVHRLFLGCLLGLACSGWSAEQAAIIQIKGAIGPATASYISRAIRVAAEAKAQCLIIQLDTPGGLLDSTKDIVQSFYDSPVPTVVYVAPSGASAGSAGCFITLAADIAAMAPNTTIGAAHPVAMGGGGSDQKPDEVMKQKMESFATSFIESIAHRRQRNVEWAKASVRESASLTAEQALEKKVIDLLAKDVTDLLQQMEGRQVQGRTLKTKEAQVMPIPMITRERVFQMLWRPEIMFILMLMAVYGILGELSNPGAILPGVVGAISLILALYLAAVLPVNVAGVALLLLAVGLFIADIYATTHGVLTVGGIISFFLGALMLFDRTEPLWRLSLGMIIPATLITAAFFILVVGAGLKAQFLSPKTGKESMIGQTARVIAATGPGAARVFVEGEYWNAVSPEDLAPGQQVEIEAVEGLTLKVKPKSSTQEKQP is encoded by the coding sequence ATGGTACACAGGCTGTTCTTGGGGTGCCTGTTGGGGCTGGCATGCAGCGGCTGGAGCGCTGAACAGGCCGCAATTATTCAAATTAAAGGGGCCATAGGCCCGGCCACCGCGAGCTACATCAGCCGCGCCATTCGTGTGGCCGCTGAGGCCAAAGCCCAGTGCCTCATCATCCAACTGGATACCCCCGGCGGCTTGTTGGACAGCACCAAGGACATTGTGCAGTCCTTCTACGATTCGCCGGTCCCCACGGTGGTCTATGTCGCCCCTTCGGGCGCCAGTGCCGGCAGCGCCGGATGCTTCATCACGCTGGCCGCGGACATTGCCGCCATGGCGCCGAATACCACCATCGGGGCCGCCCACCCCGTGGCCATGGGGGGCGGCGGGAGCGACCAAAAACCCGATGAGGTGATGAAGCAGAAAATGGAGAGCTTTGCCACCAGCTTCATCGAAAGCATTGCCCACCGGCGCCAGCGCAATGTGGAATGGGCCAAGGCCTCCGTGCGTGAAAGCGCCAGCCTCACCGCCGAGCAGGCGCTGGAGAAAAAGGTGATTGATTTGCTTGCCAAGGATGTCACCGACCTGTTGCAGCAAATGGAGGGACGTCAGGTCCAGGGGCGCACGTTGAAAACCAAGGAAGCCCAGGTAATGCCCATTCCGATGATTACCCGCGAGCGCGTCTTCCAGATGCTCTGGCGGCCGGAAATCATGTTCATCCTGATGCTCATGGCCGTTTATGGCATCCTGGGTGAACTGAGCAATCCCGGCGCCATTTTGCCGGGGGTGGTGGGGGCCATTTCGCTGATTCTGGCCCTTTATCTGGCGGCGGTGTTGCCGGTGAATGTGGCCGGGGTGGCGTTGCTGCTGCTGGCGGTGGGATTGTTCATCGCTGATATTTACGCCACCACCCACGGAGTGCTCACCGTGGGCGGCATCATCAGCTTCTTCCTGGGGGCCCTCATGCTGTTTGACCGGACGGAGCCGCTGTGGCGGTTGTCGCTGGGCATGATTATTCCCGCCACGCTGATTACCGCCGCCTTTTTCATTTTGGTGGTGGGGGCCGGCTTGAAAGCCCAATTCCTCAGCCCCAAAACCGGCAAGGAAAGCATGATTGGGCAAACCGCACGGGTCATCGCCGCCACCGGCCCCGGCGCCGCCCGGGTTTTTGTCGAAGGTGAATACTGGAATGCCGTCAGCCCAGAGGACCTCGCCCCCGGCCAACAGGTGGAGATTGAGGCGGTGGAAGGGCTGACGCTCAAAGTAAAACCCAAATCCTCAACCCAGGAGAAACAGCCATGA
- a CDS encoding slipin family protein encodes MNMLEKLMGALGWIIPVVVLASLVLPSMIRVLREYERGVIFRLGKLLGAKGPGLIFLIPVVDRMVKVDLRVVTIDVPRQEVMTRDNVPVTVDAVVYFRVVDPNAAVVKVEHYLRATALMAQTTLRSVLGQAELDELLAHREKINQTLQEILDRQTDAWGIKVTSVEVRDVVLPDGMKRAMAKQAETERERRAKIINAEGEFQAAEKLVQAAAMISKEPVALQLRFLQTMREISSEHNTTTFLPLPIDLFSAFIKKMEEPPRREG; translated from the coding sequence ATGAACATGTTGGAAAAACTGATGGGCGCCCTCGGATGGATTATTCCGGTTGTTGTGCTTGCCTCACTGGTGTTACCTTCCATGATTCGGGTGCTGCGCGAGTACGAGCGCGGCGTCATCTTCCGGCTGGGCAAACTGCTCGGCGCCAAGGGGCCGGGGCTGATTTTCCTCATCCCCGTCGTAGACCGCATGGTCAAGGTGGATTTGCGTGTCGTCACCATTGACGTGCCGCGCCAGGAGGTGATGACCCGCGACAATGTGCCCGTCACCGTGGATGCCGTGGTCTATTTCCGGGTGGTGGACCCCAATGCGGCGGTGGTCAAGGTGGAGCATTATTTGCGCGCCACCGCCCTCATGGCCCAAACCACCTTGCGCAGCGTGCTCGGCCAGGCCGAGCTGGATGAATTGCTGGCCCATCGGGAAAAAATCAACCAGACCTTGCAGGAAATTCTCGACCGCCAGACCGATGCATGGGGCATTAAAGTGACCTCGGTGGAAGTGCGCGATGTGGTGCTGCCCGATGGCATGAAGCGCGCCATGGCCAAGCAGGCCGAGACCGAGCGCGAGCGGCGCGCCAAAATCATCAACGCTGAAGGTGAATTTCAGGCGGCGGAAAAGCTCGTGCAGGCGGCCGCCATGATTAGCAAGGAACCGGTGGCCCTCCAATTGCGTTTCCTGCAAACCATGCGTGAAATCTCCAGCGAGCACAATACCACCACCTTCCTGCCCCTGCCCATTGACTTGTTCTCCGCCTTCATCAAGAAAATGGAGGAACCCCCGCGACGGGAAGGGTAA
- a CDS encoding 3-isopropylmalate dehydratase, which produces MQSVIKGPVYVVRDNIDTDQIIPAQFLNLVPTIPAEYEKLGSFALWGLPESQYPIRYVKEGQLDSEYPIVIAGRNFGCGSSREHAPIALGSAGCRAVVAESFARIFFRNCVATGELYPCESVDRLCEILQTGDVVTIDLDAGTVTVEATGKVFKLKPLGDVRPVVDAGGLFNYARKTGMIPSRS; this is translated from the coding sequence ATGCAAAGTGTGATTAAGGGTCCGGTCTATGTGGTGCGGGACAACATTGACACTGACCAGATTATTCCCGCGCAGTTTTTGAATCTCGTGCCCACCATTCCGGCTGAGTACGAGAAACTGGGCAGCTTTGCCCTGTGGGGCCTGCCGGAGTCGCAATACCCCATCCGCTATGTCAAGGAAGGCCAGCTCGACAGCGAATACCCCATTGTCATTGCCGGACGCAATTTCGGTTGTGGCAGCTCCCGGGAACACGCGCCCATCGCCCTGGGCTCCGCCGGCTGCCGCGCCGTGGTGGCCGAGAGTTTTGCGCGCATTTTCTTCCGCAACTGCGTGGCCACCGGCGAACTTTACCCCTGCGAAAGCGTGGACCGGTTATGTGAAATCCTGCAAACCGGGGACGTAGTCACCATAGATTTGGACGCCGGCACCGTCACCGTCGAGGCCACCGGCAAAGTTTTCAAGCTCAAGCCGCTGGGCGATGTGCGCCCCGTGGTGGACGCCGGCGGGTTGTTTAATTACGCCCGCAAAACCGGCATGATTCCCAGTCGAAGCTGA